The nucleotide window CCGGCAAAGTGTCTTCCCTCGGTCCGCCTTCCCGCAAGCCCCCATGAGCTTTATTTCCTCACCCGTCGATTGGACCACCTGGACCCCCGTCATTCCGGCGACCCTGATGTTCATCGTGAAGGATGGCCGGATTCTCCTCATTGAGAAGAAACGCGGACTGGGGGCGGGGAAGATCAATGGTCCCGGCGGCAAGATCGATGCCGGCGAAACCCCGCTGGAATCGGTGATGCGGGAGACCCAGGAGGAACTGTGTGTTTTACCCATCAATCCACGTAAACTCGGCGAGCTGTGGTTCTCGATGGGCGACATACCCGACATTCTATGTCATGTTTACCGGGCTGACGATTTTACCGGGACGCCCACCGAAACGGAGGAGGCGGTTCCGCTCTGGTATTCTCTGCAATCCATTCCGTATCAACGGATGTGGGAAGATGATATTCACTGGTTGCCTTTACTCCTCGAAGACAAGACATTCCTAGGGAAGTTTGTCTTTGAGGGAGATTCCATGCAATGGAGCCACGTTGAAACCGGCGTGGCATGGTGATGGCCTCACATCCCGGAACGACAAAGCCGCCTGCCCCGGAAAGGGCGGCGGCCGTGCCTGCTGGAAAGAGTAGGGATCTACCCGGTTAGAGAGACTTCTTGAGGGCCTCGAACTGGGCCTGAAGCTTGCCGAGTTCCTTCTCGGTCTTCTCGATTTGCGAGGCCAGGTTGGCCAGCTTTGCAAGCTTGGAACTGATGCCGCCCTTCGCACCGCCGTTGCCCTTGGCAACAGGGCCGGAACCGATTCCCGACTTCAGCCAGCTCGAGATGGTGAGCTGGGAAATCTTGTATTTCTTGGCGGCGGCACTCTGGCCGCCACGGCCCTTTTCGGCGTTCACCTTGTCGACGAACGCGAGGATCTCGCTCTTCTCCTTGTCAGTGTAACGCTTGCCCTTGGCTGCGTTGACGTTGGTGTTGGTGCTCATGACCCTTCAACCAGACACCCCCGGGGCCTGCATGACAAGTCAAATCTCGATTTTTAGGCCGAAATGTTATCAGTGAAATTACGAGCGAAAAAGAAACCGTTAGATCAGATTCTATCAGTCGCAAAATCGGACATTTTTTCGATCCAGAGATCAGACCCATTCATTACCAGTGGTCTG belongs to Luteolibacter ambystomatis and includes:
- a CDS encoding 8-oxo-dGTP diphosphatase — translated: MSFISSPVDWTTWTPVIPATLMFIVKDGRILLIEKKRGLGAGKINGPGGKIDAGETPLESVMRETQEELCVLPINPRKLGELWFSMGDIPDILCHVYRADDFTGTPTETEEAVPLWYSLQSIPYQRMWEDDIHWLPLLLEDKTFLGKFVFEGDSMQWSHVETGVAW